The DNA window GGGAAGAGGCAGAAAAGAAAGTGCTGATCGTTACTTCTTCCAGAGAACATAAAGCAAATGTGGCAAAGCTAAGGTATGTGGACGACCGGGAAGACGAGACCCAGTGGATTGTTTCCGTATCCATGCTGACGGAAGGGTGGGATGTGAAGAATGTATTTCAGATCGTACCCTGGAAGGAACGGGCGTTTAATTCCCGGCTTTTGATCGCCCAGGTGCTGGGGCGGGGGTTAAGGGTCCCGGCGGAATATACCCTTCCCCAGCCCAAGGTCACGGTGTTTAACCACAGCGCATGGAGCAGTAAGATCAAAGATCTGGTGGAGGAAGTGCTGGAGATCGAAGCTAGGATCTACAGCAAGCCTATGGAAGAAGGGGAACGGTCCAAATATCATTTTACCCTGCGCAATATTGACTATACCACGACCCAGAGAGAGGAAGAGAAGAAATCCCAGACAGGGACGGTGGATTTCTCCCGGATGATGCGAGAAGGGATCGTGCTGGAATCCCAGTCCATACAGGAAGAGCAGGAGACGGTCTATGAATCGGTCCTTGGTCAGGGCAGCCAGAAGCGGGAGTACGAGATCCGTAATGTGACCTACACCATTGACGAGGTGGTGGACAAGATCTTCGATGAATTTGAACAGCGAGAGTGGGAAGGAAGGACGCTGAAGCTGGGAGAAGAGGAATATACTAAGAATCAGCTTCCTCCGCGGAGGCAGATTGAGGATATGATCCGGCTTTCCATGGAGAAGCGGGGCAATCAGGGAGAAGAGATCGTGGAGAAAAATGTCCATAAGATCCTGACGGCTTTCGCTCCTCTTCTCAGGAAGAAAACGAAGTCTGTGGTGGCAGTGGAAAAGGCAGGGGATACCTATGAGATATCCACCAGGAATCTCTCCCGGCAGTCGGTGAGCGTCAGCCTTCTGCGCCAAGACCACACGGTTTACTTTACCAACAATTGGGAAGCGGAGATCCAGGATGAAGACCAAAGAAGGATCACGGAAGCGCTTTTTGAAGACGAGAGTTTCCCAAGATCCGCATACCGCGATCAGATCAATTATGGCTGGTTTAAGACGCCTGTGACCACAGTCATCACAGCCTCAAAGCCGGAGCGCAAGTTTGCGGACCTGCTCTGCAGGCGGGAAAACGCGGAGGCGCTGGAAGCCTGGATCAAGTCGGGAGACAAGGGATTCTATGAGATCAGCTATAGCTGCCGGTATGGCTCCGGCAGGTCCAAGACCCGGAAATATTACCACACCACGTTTAACCCGGACTTTTTCCTCAAGGTCCGCAAAGACGGATACCAGTATTTCGTGGTGGTGGAGATCAAAGAGGATGGAGATGCAAGCGAGGAGAACCGGGCGAAAAACCGGTACGCGCGGGAGCATTTTAAGGAACTGAACCGCCGGCTGGAAGCAGAGGGCGAAAAAGAGAGGTATCTGTTCCATTTTCTGTCTCCCAACGGTTACCATACATTCTTCGACTATCTCAGAGACGGGAAGCTTCTGGAAAGCCAGGATACTTTTAAGTGTGAGCTGGAGCTTCTGCTGGAGGCGGCGGGAGACCAGGAAGAGGGATAAGAAATAAAAAGGACAGATTAGCTGAAATGGCGGAGATTAATTTGACGGAAGTCTTTCCATTTGGTACAATCTATTACAGTGGTAAAAATTATATTTTATAGAAAGAAGGGATTAAGAGATGCCATTGGTAACAACAAAAGAAATGTTTAAAAAGGCATATGAGGGAGGATACGCGATCGGCGCGTTCAACGTGAACAATATGGAGATTGTCCAGGGAATCACAGAAGCGGCCGGAGAACTGAATTCTCCATTGATCCTGCAGGTTTCCGCGGGGGCAAGAAAGTATGCGAAGCACGCCTATCTGACCAAGCTTGTGGAGGCGGCTCTCTTGGAAAATGATATTCCGATCGCCCTGCACCTGGATCACGGCGCTGATTTTGAGATCTGTAAATCCTGCATCGACGGCGGATTTACCTCTGTTATGATCGATGGATCTAAATATTCTTTTGAGGAGAATATCGCTCTGACTAAGAAGGTTGTGGAATACGCTCATGAGAAAGGCGTAGTGGTAGAAGGAGAACTTGGAAAGCTTGCGGGAATCGAAGACGATGTAAACGTAAACGCGGAAGACGCTTCCTATACACGTCCGGAAGAAGTAGAAGAATTTGTAAGCCGCACAGGAGTAGATTCTCTTGCCATCGCCATCGGTACGAGCCACGGGGCGTTTAAATTCAAACCAGGCCAGAAGCCGCAGCTTCGGTTTGATATCCTGGAGGAGATCGAGAAACGTCTTCCAAACTTCCCGATCGTACTTCACGGAGCTTCCTCTGTATCTCAGGAGTATGTGAAGATCATTCAGGCAAACGGCGGAAATCTGGCCGACGCTATTGGAATTCCGGAGGATATGCTGAGACAGGCGGCAAAATCCGCTGTATGTAAGATCAACATTGATTCTGACCTGCGTCTTGCCATGACGGCAGGCGTCAGAGAAGTCCTGCATCAGAAACCGGAAGTATTTGATCCGCGTGAATATCTGAAGGTTGGACGGGCATATGTCAAAGAAGTCGTAGCTCACAAGATCGTCAACGTTCTGGGAAGCGACGGAAAAGCGTAAAGAAAAAGATTGACGAATGGTTCTGGGGAATGGTATACTTTCTCTGTAAACTTAGAAGGGCTCTATTACTGACGGATAATGTGGATTACCACAGGGGAATAGAGTACCGTGATCAGCCGACCGTCTGGGCAGCATCGAAAATGGGTGCTGCCCTTTTTTGATGCCATATACAGAAAACAGGAGGAAACAGATGTTTACACAGTGGGAAGGATTTAAAGGTGGAAGCTGGCGGGAGCATATTGACGTAAGGGACTTTATCCAGAAAAATTACCGGCCTTACGAGGGGGATGAAAGTTTTCTCGCGCCGCCTACACAGCGGACAGAAAAACTGCTGCGCAAGCTGGAGAACCTGATGGCTCTGGAGCGGGAATTTGGCGGGGTGCTGGATATCGATACCCAGACAGTCACCTCTCTTTTGAACTATAAGCCTGGATACCTGGATAAAGACCAGGAGATCATTGTGGGACTGCAGACAGACCGTCCTTTGAAGAGGGGAGTAAATCCTTTTGGAGGTCTTAGGATGACGCGGGAAGCCTGCCGGGCCTATGGATATGAACTGTCCCAGAAGGTGGAAGATGAATTCCAGTACCGGACTACTCACAACGATGGGGTATTCCGAGTGTACAACAAGGCTACCAAAGCGGCCCGGCACTGCGGACTGATCACCGGTCTGCCAGACGCCTATGGAAGAGGCAGGATCATTGGAGATTACCGGAGGGCGGCTCTCTACGGGATTGATTTTCTGATCCAGGAGAAGCAGAAAGACAAAGACCGGATCGGTATGGAAGATATGGATGTAGATCATATCCGGCAGCTGGAAGAGTTGTACCAGCAGATCAATTTCCTGGGAAAACTGAAAGAGATGGCGGCGATGTACGGCTATGACATCAGCGGCCCGGCCGGAAATGCCAAAGAAGCGGTCCAGTGGCTTTATTTCGCTTACCTTGGGGCGATCAAGGAGCAGAACGGGGCGGCCATGAGTTTGGGAAGAACAGCTACATTTCTGGATATTTATTTTGAGAGAGATCTAAAGCGTGGGATCCTGACGGAAGAAGAAGCGCAGGAGATCATCGATGATTTTGTGATGAAGCTTCGTATGGCAAGGCATCTGCGGACGCCGGAGTACAACGAGCTGTTTGCCGGAGATCCTATGTGGATCACGGAATCTCTGGGAGGCATGGGAGAAGACGGAAGATGCCTGGTAACAAAGAATACCTACCGGATGCTGCATACACTGTACAATCTGAAGCCTTCCGCGGAGCCGAATCTGACCATCCTGTGGTCGGAGAAGCTGCCGGAGAATTTCAAACGGTACTGCGCCAAGGTTTCCTGTGATACCGATGCCATCCAGTACGAAAATGACGATCTGATGCGGCCAAGATACGGGGATGATTACGGAATTGCCTGCTGTGTCTCCGCCATGCGGATCGGCAAGGAGATGCAGTTCTTTGGCGCCAGGGCAAACCTGGCTAAGATGCTTTTGATGGCCTTAAACGGCGGAAAAGACGAGAAGCAGAATATACAGGTGGGACCGGAGCATGAGCCTTACCAAGGAGAGTACCTGGAATATGATAAGGTAATGGAACTGCTTGATATCTACCGGCCCTGGCTGGCGAAGATGTACGCCAACACCATGAATGTGATCCATTATATGCATGACAAATACGCCTATGAGAAGACTCAGATGGCCCTCCATGATACAGAGGTCCACCGCTATATGGCTTTTGGCGTAGCTGGCATGAGCGTGCTGGCGGATTCGCTTTCCGCGATCCGTTACGCAAAGGTCCGCTGTGTGAGAGACCCGGAGACAGGGCTTATTACCGACTACCAGGTGGAAGGAGAGTATCCGGCCTTTGGAAACGACGATGACCGGGTGGATGAACTGGCAAAAGAACAGGTAAGGCTGTTCTGCGAAGAATTGAAAAAGCAGAAATTATACCGGAACGCGGAACCTACGCTGTCGATCCTGACCATTACTTCAAATGTAGTGTACGGCAAGAAAACAGGATCTACTCCGGATGGAAGAAAAGCGGGAGAGCCGTTTGCTCCAGGAGCGAATCCCATGCATGGACGGGATAAGAGCGGGGCGCTGGCATCTTTGAATTCCGTGGCGAAGCTTTCCTATGACTGGTGCAGGGACGGCATCTCGAACACCTTTTCCATTGTGCCGGAGGCGATGGGAAAGACAGAGGAGGAACGGCTGCGCAACCTGACGGCGGTGCTGGATGGATATTTCCAGCAGATGGCCCATCACCTGAACGTAAATGTACTGAACCGCAGTACCCTTCTTGATGCTTACGAACATCCGGAGCGATATCCTAATCTTACGATCCGGGTGTCCGGATATGCGGTGAATTTTGTGAAGCTTTCGAAAGAACAGCAAAGGGAAGTGATCTCAAGGACGTTCCATGAGCGAATTTAACGGTTGTTTTTCTGCGCGTAACTGAGTATAATGAAAACGATTGGAGTGTAGATATTATGGCAGGGACGCGCAGAAAGAAAAAAGAGAATAAAGGACCAGTCCCGGTCAGATATTATGATTATAGTCTGATGGCGGTACTGGTCTTTCTTGTTTGTTTCGGACTGGTGATGTTATACAGCACCAGCGCTTACAGCGCAATGATCGAATATAATGACAGCATGTACTATTTTAAGCGGCAGATCATATTCTGTATCTTGGGATTTGTCATTATTTATGTAGTGTCCAAGATCAATTATCATTGGTATATCCGCAGGGCGAAAGCTTTCTACATTATTTCTTTGGCCGCGATGGCTTTGGTACAGACGCCTCTTGGCAAGGAAGTTAATGGCGCCAGACGGTGGATCCAGCTTCCGCTGGGGCAGCAGTTCCAGCCTTCTGAGCTTACGAAGATCGCGGTGATCCTGTTTATCCCGGTGGTGATCTGTAAGATGGGGAAAGAATTTAAAACTATGGTGGGAGCCGCGAAAGCTCTGGCTTGGGGAGCTGTGGCGGCCGCCGGAGTGCTGTTTTTGACAGAGAACTTAAGTACGGCGCTTATTGTGCTTGGAATCAGCTGCGCTATTATTTTCGTTGCCCATCCAAGGACGAAGCCGTTTGTTATTTTGTTTGCCGCCGGCATTGCTAGTTTTGTGATACTGGTGCTGACACTGGGGAATCAGCTTGCTTCCAGCAGTAATTTCCGGTTCCGGAGGCTTGCTGTGTGGCTCAACCTGGAAGAATACGCGGAAACCGGCGGCTACCAGACTCTTCAGGGACTTTACGCAATCGGGTCTGGCGGGTTCTTCGGCAAGGGGCTGGGGAACAGCGCTCAGAAAATGGTGATCCCGGAGGTGCAGAATGATATGATTCTTACGGTGATCTGTGAGGAATTGGGAGTCTTTGGAGTGATCGTGCTGCTGGTGCTTTTTGGTATGCTGCTGTATCGGATCTTGGTGATCGCCCAGAACGCGCCGGATCTCTATGGCTCCCTGATCGTGACGGGGATTTTTGCCCATATTGCGCTTCAGGTTTTCCTGAATGTGGCGGTAGTGACAAATATTCTTCCGAATACTGGAGTCACGCTTCCTTTCATCAGTTATGGGGGAACGTCGGTGCTGTTTTTGATGGCGGAGATGGGAATTGTTCTGGGAGTGTCAAGAACGATCAAATTTAGTGAATAATTTCCTTTTCTTTCCACAGGTTCTATGTTATGATATTATACGTGGTATTTAATACTATGTGTAATAGAAATGAATGACGGGCAAAAGACGGCGGCCTGTATGCAGGGAGGATGACTATGAGTTATAAGATTGTTGTGGACAGCTGTGGAGAATTGACGAAAGAAATGAAGGAATCTGGACATTTTGAGACGGCGTCTCTGGAGATTGATGTCAATGGACATCATATTATTGATGACGAGACCTTTGATCAGGCGAGATTTTTGCAGCTGGTATCTGAGTCGCCGGAATGTCCCAAATCCTCCTGCCCTTCTCCGGAAAGATACATGGAAGCGTTTCACTGCGAAGAAGAACATGTTTACGCGGTAACGCTTTCCGCGGAACTGAGCGGATCATACAACAGCGCTCAGCTGGGAAAAAAGCTGTATCATGAGGAATATGGGGAAAAGGACATCTATATATTCAATTCCCGCTCCGCTTCGGTAGGCGAGACTTTGATCGCCAAGAAGGCGGCGGAATGTGAAGAAAAGGGGATGAGCTTCCAGGAGACCATTGATGCGGTGGAAGCATATATTCAAGAACAAGATACGTATTTTGTGCTGGAGACCCTGGAGACGCTCCGTAAAAACGGGAGACTGACTGGATTGAAAGCAATCGTGGCCTCCGCGCTGAATATTAAACCGGTAATGGGGGCGACGCCTAATGGAACCATCTGTCAGCTTGGACAGGCCAGAGGGATCAAAAAGGCCTTGAGTAAGATGGTGGATGAGATTATCAAAAATCTGAAAAATCCTACAGAAAAGATTCTGGCGATTTCTCACTGCAACTGTCCAAAGCGGGCGGAAGATGTGGCGGATATGTTAAAAGAGCGGGCTTCATTTAAGGATGTCATTATTCTTGACACGGCAGGGATCAGCAGTATGTACGCATCCGACGGCGGTGTGATCGTGGTTGTATAATCAGAAAGATTGTGGTAGAATATCCCTATTGGAGCGGATAGGAGGAACACAGTTGTTATGAGTCAGGAAAAAGTAGACAAATATAAAAAAGAAAAGGCCAACCGTAAGCAGATCATGCGCAAAGAGAAAGCCGCAAACGTGATTCGCAAGTGCGTTGTTGGAGTGGTAGGAATTCTTCTGATAGGCTGGATCGGCTATTCCGCATATGGGACCTATGAGAGCAGCAAGGCCACAGAAGAAGTACAGATCGACTATACGGCAGTAAATGAACTGCAGGACCGACTGGCTACCGTGCAGGCGGAAGAAGCAGAAGCCGCAGAAGCGGAAACCGCAGAATAGCCGGGAAAAACTGAAGAAAAATCCAAAAGGACAAGAACGGAAACGGTTCTTGTCTTTTTTTTGATTTGGGACAGGGCTTTTTTAATTTGGGCCGGGGGATTTTTAAAAATCCCCCGGCCCAAATTAAAAAAAGGGGTTGAAATCAGCAAAAATATGGTTTACAATGAGGTCAAGTGGTAGGAAGTGGTGAAAAGTGGAACGAAGTGGAGACTAAGTGGCAGACCGCTTCGAAAGAAGGTGAGTTTCATGTTGAAAGGAGAGTACAGTCATAATATTGACCCGAAAGGCAGATTGATCATTCCCGCTAAGTTTCGTGACGATCTTGGGGAGAATTTCGTCATTACAAAAGGAATGGAACACTGCTTGTACGTATATCCGGAAAACGAATGGAACGCCTTTGAAGAGAAACTGAACGCCTTACCCACCACCACAGACAAAAAAGCCCGTGCTTTCGCGTATTTCTTTCAGGGAAGCGCGGCGGACGGGGACCTTGATAAGCAAGGGAGAACCTTGATCCCATCGGTTCTCAGGGACTATGCCAAATTAGAAAAGGAAGTAGTCTTTATCGGTATGGGGAAGCGTGCCGAGATCTGGGACAAAGCAAGATGGGATGAAAAGAATGCTGAAGTGGAACTCAACATTGAGGATATCGCATCCGATATGGAAGAGAGCGGATTCAGTATCTAGAGGGAGAAGATATGGAGTTCGAACACACATCGGTATTACTTGAAGAAACTGTAAACGGCCTGAATATCAAACCTGACGGGATCTATGTGGATGGAACGCTGGGGGGCGGAGGACATGCCTATGAGATCTGCAAAAGGTTAGGGCCTAAGGGGAGTATTGTAGGAATAGACCAGGATGGGGCAGCCATCGAGGCTGCGGGCATCCGACTGAAAGACTTCGGGGAGAAAGTCACGATCGTACGGAGCAACTATCGTGATATGAAGTCGCAGCTCCAACAGCTTGGCATTGACAAGGTCGATGGGATCGTGCTCGATCTGGGCGTATCCTCTTATCAGTTAGATACGGCAGAGCGGGGATTCTCCTATCGCGAAGATGCGCCTCTGGATATGCGGATGGATACTCGTCAGAATATGACGGCCAGGGACATCGTCAATGGCTACGGCGAACAAGAACTCTATCATATGATTCGGGATTACGGGGAGGACAAGTTCGCCAAAAATATCGCAAAACATATTGTTGAAGCGAGAGAGAAAGCGCCTGTAGAGACGACAGGGCAGCTGGTAGAGATCATACGCCAGTCCATTCCCATGAAATTTCAAAAGAAATCAGGACATCCCGCCAAACGGACGTTTCAGGCGATCCGTATTGAACTCAACAGAGAGTTGGATGTACTTAGGGATTCGCTGGATGATATGATCGAATTATTGAATCCAGGCGGGCGGATCTGTATTATTACGTTCCACTCGTTAGAGGACAGGATTGTGAAAGCGGCTTTTCGGAAAAATGAGAATCCCTGCACCTGTCCCAGTGACTTTCCCGTATGTGTATGCGGAAACGTCCCAAAGGGGAGTATAGTAACCAGAAAACCAATTCTGCCAAGTAAAGAAGAAATGGAAAGAAACAGCCGTTCTAAGAGCGCCAAGCTTCGGATATTTGAACGGTGTTAGCTGGATAAAGGGGTGATACGTACATGGCAGCAAGAACAACAGCGAGAAGATATAGCTCTGTCCGGACACAGGGACAGGCTTATGTATACGGAAATGCTGCGCCAAAACCGGTTCGGGAGTCGGAAAGGCGGGAGAGAACACCGCAGAGAAAAGTCAGCCGCCAGGTACGGAATAATCGTAGAAAAGCCCTTCGAATGAACGCGGGATATGTAGTATTTCTGACGGCGGCAGCACTGCTGACACTAGTAGTCTGCGTGGGATACGTACGTCTTCAGGCCAGGATCACGGACAGCTCTAAAAATGTGACCGCAATGCAGGAGGAACTGGCCCAGCTTCGGGAAGAAAATGACACCAGATACAACACGGTCATGGACTCTGTAGACGTAGAAGAGATAAAAAAAACAGCCCAGGAAGATCTGGGGATGGTCTACGCATCACCAGAGCAGGTAGTAGAATATGAGAGCCCATCCGCGGACTATGTAAAGCAGTATGAAAGCATTCCGGAAGACGGGGTACTGGCCCGGTCAGATCATAACAATTGACAGGTGAAAGCATGACAAGAAAGAAAAGGAATCCTCTTCGGAGAAAAATGAATAAACTAATGCAGAAAAAGCTGGTAGGAATCT is part of the Lachnospiraceae bacterium KGMB03038 genome and encodes:
- a CDS encoding restriction endonuclease subunit R; this encodes MEEKKRFRQSELVLEVSMAYDGAKLDYEAWQPFVDRLCGNRTYQKEAIRRAVVYLASGNDQNLEELALKNYGRNPRLEEKYGSREEFLEILQMRDKLYADLDLATGTGKSYVIYGIAQIALGIGLVERVLVLVPSLTIEAGLMEKFEALSSDPGLKELIPEEAKIRNPSIVTANETVKKGDLCVENIHAVYQNTGSSIEDSFRETGGNTLVLNDEAHHIFNRPSGNTSEDRNMKKWKEFLLDEKYGFRYMLGFTGTAYLENEYFPDVIFRYSLRQAIEDKVVKNVDYVREDDSGDDRERLQKIYQNHQKNIRDYPKVKPLSILVTRDIRSAKNLYEELIHFLMEWEGKEREEAEKKVLIVTSSREHKANVAKLRYVDDREDETQWIVSVSMLTEGWDVKNVFQIVPWKERAFNSRLLIAQVLGRGLRVPAEYTLPQPKVTVFNHSAWSSKIKDLVEEVLEIEARIYSKPMEEGERSKYHFTLRNIDYTTTQREEEKKSQTGTVDFSRMMREGIVLESQSIQEEQETVYESVLGQGSQKREYEIRNVTYTIDEVVDKIFDEFEQREWEGRTLKLGEEEYTKNQLPPRRQIEDMIRLSMEKRGNQGEEIVEKNVHKILTAFAPLLRKKTKSVVAVEKAGDTYEISTRNLSRQSVSVSLLRQDHTVYFTNNWEAEIQDEDQRRITEALFEDESFPRSAYRDQINYGWFKTPVTTVITASKPERKFADLLCRRENAEALEAWIKSGDKGFYEISYSCRYGSGRSKTRKYYHTTFNPDFFLKVRKDGYQYFVVVEIKEDGDASEENRAKNRYAREHFKELNRRLEAEGEKERYLFHFLSPNGYHTFFDYLRDGKLLESQDTFKCELELLLEAAGDQEEG
- the fba gene encoding class II fructose-1,6-bisphosphate aldolase encodes the protein MPLVTTKEMFKKAYEGGYAIGAFNVNNMEIVQGITEAAGELNSPLILQVSAGARKYAKHAYLTKLVEAALLENDIPIALHLDHGADFEICKSCIDGGFTSVMIDGSKYSFEENIALTKKVVEYAHEKGVVVEGELGKLAGIEDDVNVNAEDASYTRPEEVEEFVSRTGVDSLAIAIGTSHGAFKFKPGQKPQLRFDILEEIEKRLPNFPIVLHGASSVSQEYVKIIQANGGNLADAIGIPEDMLRQAAKSAVCKINIDSDLRLAMTAGVREVLHQKPEVFDPREYLKVGRAYVKEVVAHKIVNVLGSDGKA
- the pflB gene encoding formate C-acetyltransferase gives rise to the protein MFTQWEGFKGGSWREHIDVRDFIQKNYRPYEGDESFLAPPTQRTEKLLRKLENLMALEREFGGVLDIDTQTVTSLLNYKPGYLDKDQEIIVGLQTDRPLKRGVNPFGGLRMTREACRAYGYELSQKVEDEFQYRTTHNDGVFRVYNKATKAARHCGLITGLPDAYGRGRIIGDYRRAALYGIDFLIQEKQKDKDRIGMEDMDVDHIRQLEELYQQINFLGKLKEMAAMYGYDISGPAGNAKEAVQWLYFAYLGAIKEQNGAAMSLGRTATFLDIYFERDLKRGILTEEEAQEIIDDFVMKLRMARHLRTPEYNELFAGDPMWITESLGGMGEDGRCLVTKNTYRMLHTLYNLKPSAEPNLTILWSEKLPENFKRYCAKVSCDTDAIQYENDDLMRPRYGDDYGIACCVSAMRIGKEMQFFGARANLAKMLLMALNGGKDEKQNIQVGPEHEPYQGEYLEYDKVMELLDIYRPWLAKMYANTMNVIHYMHDKYAYEKTQMALHDTEVHRYMAFGVAGMSVLADSLSAIRYAKVRCVRDPETGLITDYQVEGEYPAFGNDDDRVDELAKEQVRLFCEELKKQKLYRNAEPTLSILTITSNVVYGKKTGSTPDGRKAGEPFAPGANPMHGRDKSGALASLNSVAKLSYDWCRDGISNTFSIVPEAMGKTEEERLRNLTAVLDGYFQQMAHHLNVNVLNRSTLLDAYEHPERYPNLTIRVSGYAVNFVKLSKEQQREVISRTFHERI
- a CDS encoding cell division protein FtsW encodes the protein MAGTRRKKKENKGPVPVRYYDYSLMAVLVFLVCFGLVMLYSTSAYSAMIEYNDSMYYFKRQIIFCILGFVIIYVVSKINYHWYIRRAKAFYIISLAAMALVQTPLGKEVNGARRWIQLPLGQQFQPSELTKIAVILFIPVVICKMGKEFKTMVGAAKALAWGAVAAAGVLFLTENLSTALIVLGISCAIIFVAHPRTKPFVILFAAGIASFVILVLTLGNQLASSSNFRFRRLAVWLNLEEYAETGGYQTLQGLYAIGSGGFFGKGLGNSAQKMVIPEVQNDMILTVICEELGVFGVIVLLVLFGMLLYRILVIAQNAPDLYGSLIVTGIFAHIALQVFLNVAVVTNILPNTGVTLPFISYGGTSVLFLMAEMGIVLGVSRTIKFSE
- a CDS encoding DegV family protein — protein: MSYKIVVDSCGELTKEMKESGHFETASLEIDVNGHHIIDDETFDQARFLQLVSESPECPKSSCPSPERYMEAFHCEEEHVYAVTLSAELSGSYNSAQLGKKLYHEEYGEKDIYIFNSRSASVGETLIAKKAAECEEKGMSFQETIDAVEAYIQEQDTYFVLETLETLRKNGRLTGLKAIVASALNIKPVMGATPNGTICQLGQARGIKKALSKMVDEIIKNLKNPTEKILAISHCNCPKRAEDVADMLKERASFKDVIILDTAGISSMYASDGGVIVVV
- the mraZ gene encoding division/cell wall cluster transcriptional repressor MraZ — translated: MLKGEYSHNIDPKGRLIIPAKFRDDLGENFVITKGMEHCLYVYPENEWNAFEEKLNALPTTTDKKARAFAYFFQGSAADGDLDKQGRTLIPSVLRDYAKLEKEVVFIGMGKRAEIWDKARWDEKNAEVELNIEDIASDMEESGFSI
- the rsmH gene encoding 16S rRNA (cytosine(1402)-N(4))-methyltransferase RsmH; this translates as MEFEHTSVLLEETVNGLNIKPDGIYVDGTLGGGGHAYEICKRLGPKGSIVGIDQDGAAIEAAGIRLKDFGEKVTIVRSNYRDMKSQLQQLGIDKVDGIVLDLGVSSYQLDTAERGFSYREDAPLDMRMDTRQNMTARDIVNGYGEQELYHMIRDYGEDKFAKNIAKHIVEAREKAPVETTGQLVEIIRQSIPMKFQKKSGHPAKRTFQAIRIELNRELDVLRDSLDDMIELLNPGGRICIITFHSLEDRIVKAAFRKNENPCTCPSDFPVCVCGNVPKGSIVTRKPILPSKEEMERNSRSKSAKLRIFERC